The Pieris napi chromosome 21, ilPieNapi1.2, whole genome shotgun sequence genome contains a region encoding:
- the LOC125060524 gene encoding uncharacterized protein LOC125060524 → MSSDRDFVIQFIYKFRDLTCLWDVTDINYRNKRKRDAALEVLLTFYKTKLPNATIDTVKKKLQALRASFRKEFNKVKASMQLGAGTDDIHVPKLWYYDQLIFLKHTETPRAASSIHSILVDPFEDTEEIHFESDLSENSFDASMNLDPLSPWPCSTLSASSTSTSYKRTKNQADAVLNKIAQKLDEPRQPPIQPQKYESFGQHVAEKMRSLPPNVAIHCEKIINDALYYGALRNLNVTSRIVTDPVPITILPGPQKDSQHTDSFADLTE, encoded by the exons ATGAGTTCAGACCGTGACTttgttattcaatttatttataagtttagaGACCTGACGTGTTTGTGGGATGTGACAGATATAAATTACCGCAACAAACGAAAACGCGATGCAGCATTAGAGGTTTTGctaactttttataaaaccaAATTGCCTAACGCCACTATTGACACAGTAAAAAAGAAACTTCAGGCACTAAGAGCCTCATTCAGGAAAGAGTTTAATAAA gtTAAAGCATCAATGCAATTAGGAGCTGGTACAGATGACATCCATGTTCCAAAATTATGGTACTATGACCAATTAATATTTCTCAAACACACGGAAACACCCCGAGCGGCTTCATCTATTCATTCGATATTGGTCGACCCGTTTGAAGATACAGAAGAG attcATTTCGAGAGTGACCTCAGTGAAAATTCATTTGATGCTAGCATGAATTTAGATCCATTGTCACCATGGCCGTGTTCTACACTGTCTGCATCGAGTACATCAACATCGTACAAGAGAACAAAAAATCAGGCCGATGCTGTGCTAAATAAAATAGCACAAAAACTCGATGAGCCGAGGCAACCCCCAATACAGCCACAAAAATATGAAAGCTTTGGACAACATGTGGCTGAAAAAATGAGAAGTTTGCCGCCAAATGTCGCAATACATTgcgaaaaaattataaatgatgcTTTATATTATGGCGCCCTTCGTAATCTGAATGTTACATCCAGAATTGTCACTGATCCAGTGCCAATAACAATTCTACCTGGACCTCAGAAAGATTCACAACATACTGATAGTTTTGCTGATTTAACTGAATAA
- the LOC125060404 gene encoding actin-related protein 5, protein MDNVLVLKDYKTVPDIVHEYEPTLKFGHIPLVIDNGSYQCRVGWSINDEPHLIFKNLIARPRKDRCKKDAEPPVTPPIQIGNDIINIEAVRFQLKTQFDKNVVTHFEVQELVCDYIFSHLGLDSDGCVPHPIVMTEAFVTPNYSRQLMSELLFEGYGVPALSYGIDSIFSFYKNNIGDSGLIVNCGYHTIHIIPVIRGKVIAEHARRINLGGSEIISYLHKLLQLKYPVHVNAITMSRIEEILHEHCSIALDYQDEIKKWANPDYYDMYVKKIQLPYVQNTSSSTLTAEQQKERKKEMARRLLEINARKREERLAEDEEQLQQLLAIQDLIEEGDTDEFEEAIKTFDIKSYADLQRQIANVQGRIDKNKQRIAAAANPEEVEVRPSGRMQPPQDPEAFQTWLAETRAKYSEIVSRREARRARRAAMVRRRTAAAAERMRVISRLAAAGDEFGNQDSDWDVYKSISREADSDSDADGERLLELEEALREHEPAPSSSLHHQLHLAIEPYRAPELMFQPSMMGNPEAGLAEAMEYVFKHFSAEDQLLLANNVFLTGGCSQFPGLKERLEKELLEMRPFQSTHKVVMAGDPSLDAWYGARDFAGSNDFESCCITKEDYYEMGGEYLKEHYASNRYYRSPPPIVDNTLAPAGDANVVKEEIVVDC, encoded by the exons ATGGATAATGTTTTGGTTTTGAAAGATTATAAAACTGTTCCCGATATAGTTCATGAATATGAGCCTACGCTAAAATTTGGTCACATACCTCTTGTTATAGATAATG GTTCCTATCAATGTAGAGTAGGATGGTCAATAAATGATGAACcacatttaatattcaaaaatcTTATTGCTAGACCTCGTAAGGATCGATGCAAAAAAGATGCTGAACCACCAGTTACTCCACCAATTCAAATAGGAAATGATATTATCAATATAGAAGCGGTGCG ATTTCAGTTGAAAACACAGTTTGACAAAAATGTTGTGACTCACTTTGAGGTGCAGGAACTGGTAtgtgattatatattttcacatTTAGGATTGGATAGCGATGGCTGTGTACCACATCCCATTGTTATGACAGAAGCTTTTGTGACACCTAACTATTCTAGACAGT TGATGTCGGAACTTCTGTTTGAGGGATATGGTGTACCAGCTCTTAGTTATGGAATAGATTCcatctttagtttttataaaaataacattggtGATAGTGGTCTTATTGTGAATTGTGGATACCACACCATACATATTATACCTGTAATAAGAGGGAAGGTTATAGCTGAGCATGCTAGAAGGATCAACttag GCGGAAGTGAAATCATTTCCtatttacataagttattgCAGCTCAAGTACCCCGTTCATGTAAATGCAATAACAATGTCTCGTATTGAGGAGATTTTGCACGAACACTGTTCAATTGCTTTGGATTACCAAGATGAGATCAAGAAGTGGGCAAACCCTGATTACTATGACATGTAtgtgaaaaaaatacagttgCCCTATGTTCAAAATACTAGCTCTTCGACACTTACAG CTGAACAACAAAAAGAGCGGAAAAAGGAAATGGCGCGTCGCCTTTTAGAGATTAACGCGAGGAAAAGAGAGGAAAGACTTGCAGAAGACGAGGAACAGCTGCAACAATTACTTGCTATACAa gACTTAATTGAAGAGGGCGATACCGATGAATTCGAAGAAGctataaaaacatttgataTAAAGAGCTATGCTGATCTTCAG cgtCAAATAGCAAACGTCCAAGGGCGTATAGACAAGAACAAGCAGCGCATAGCGGCGGCCGCAAACCCTGAAGAAGTGGAGGTCCGTCCATCAGGTCGTATGCAGCCTCCACAGGACCCTGAGGCTTTTCAGACCTGGTTGGCAGAAACCAGGGCAAAG TACAGCGAAATAGTGTCCCGTAGAGAGGCACGTCGCGCTCGTCGAGCAGCCATGGTGCGCAGGCGCACGGCAGCTGCGGCTGAGAGGATGAGGGTCATCTCCCGATTGGCTGCAGCTGGAGACGAATTTGGGAACCAGGACTCGGATTGGGATGTCTATAAGAG CATTAGTCGAGAGGCAGACTCTGATTCAGACGCGGACGGTGAGAGGCTTCTCGAACTGGAAGAGGCTTTGAGGGAGCACGAACCTGCTCCATCATCGAGCCTTCATCATCAGCTGCATCTCGCCATAGAGCCGTACAG GGCGCCTGAATTGATGTTCCAGCCATCAATGATGGGGAATCCTGAAGCTGGCTTGGCTGAAGCAATGGagtatgtatttaaacacTTCAGTGCCGAAGATCAACTTTTGCTGGCGAATAATGTCTTCTTGACTGGTGGATGCTCGCAGTTTCCTG GCCTCAAGGAGCGTTTAGAAAAAGAGTTGCTAGAAATGCGTCCGTTCCAATCGACTCACAAAGTGGTAATGGCGGGTGATCCCAGCCTCGACGCGTGGTATGGGGCACGAGACTTCGCTGGGAGTAATGACTTCGAATCCTGTTGTATCACTAAAGAAGATTATTATGAAATGGGAGGCGAATATTTGAAGGAGCATTACGCGAGTAATAGATACTATAGGAGCCCTCCGCCTATAGTCGATAACACGTTGGCTCCAGCGGGCGATGCGAACGTTGTTAAAGAAGAGATTGTAGTTGActgctaa